One window of Manihot esculenta cultivar AM560-2 chromosome 17, M.esculenta_v8, whole genome shotgun sequence genomic DNA carries:
- the LOC110604565 gene encoding G-type lectin S-receptor-like serine/threonine-protein kinase RKS1 isoform X2: MPAKRKFLHYLLLLLQFIFCTSLDNFTETQTFKEGNLLVSKGNKFAFGFFSPGSSNNRYLGIWFHEVSEPSVVWVANRNNPLSGSTGFLSINQYGNLVLYSNPDQKVLVWSTNISVEVSDACVAQLLDTGNLVLLQSRSKRILWQSFDYPTDTLIPGMKIGQNWKAGMNWILTSWISANDPGSGDYSLELNPRGSPQFLLYKDSRIYWRSIPWPWRKISDVYNYSYVNNEEEAYYFYHMFDASVIMRGVVDNSGFIKWLRWQKSEGRWKEFWSVPKYQCDLYAQCGVSSKCTPGSPDIFECSCLPGYEPKSPNDWNLRDASKGCIKKQQDPSSLCDHRERFVKVGNVKVPDTSAAVWVNKNLSLLGCEQECKKNCSCSAYATIDIVGRASGCLTWYGQLWDTVDHIDERYDLYIRVDGVEPANNESKSNAFLGKEQRILTISVGLAWFTVFFFAYLWLRRRRKGMRNKWENKVFDPINGSIYYKNTMVACELGGNSHPPDITFFDLSTIVVATNSFSPTNKLGQGGFGSVYREIAVKQLSKNSVQGIEEFKNEAMLIAKLQHRNLVKLLGCCIQGGEKILIYEYLPNKSLDSFLFDETKRSSLDWSKRFDIIIGIARGILYLHQDSRLRIIHRDLKCSNILLDSEMNPKISDFGTARIFRADQIQEKTNRVVGTYGYMSPEYAVFGQFSVKSDVFSFGVVLLEIVSGKKSNGCNQENPSICLIGQVWELWREDNVLEIVDSILEESYPPDEVLRCIQIALLCVQENAVDRPTMLEVVLMLSSETAIPSPKKPAFIFRASSSSNTNTLKVVGEGSSSVNEVTITTFVAR; the protein is encoded by the exons ATGCCTGCCAAGAGGAAGTTTCTGCATTATTTGCTTCTACTACTCCAATTCATATTTTGTACTTCCCTAGATAACTTTACAGAAACGCAGACCTTCAAAGAAGGCAATCTTCTAGTCTCCAAGGGTAATAAATTTGCATTTGGTTTTTTTAGCCCTGGCAGTTCCAACAATAGATATCTTGGAATTTGGTTCCATGAAGTTTCAGAACCATCTGTGGTATGGGTGGCAAATAGAAACAATCCTCTTAGTGGATCCACAGGGTTTCTCTCAATCAACCAATATGGAAATCTCGTTCTTTATAGTAATCCTGATCAAAAGGTTCTAGTATGGTCTACAAATATATCAGTGGAAGTATCAGATGCCTGCGTGGCTCAGCTTTTGGATACAGGAAATTTGGTGTTGCTCCAAAGCAGAAGTAAAAGAATTTTGTGGCAGAGTTTTGATTATCCCACTGATACCCTGATACCAGGAATGAAAATTGGGCAAAATTGGAAGGCAGGAATGAATTGGATTTTAACCTCGTGGATATCAGCAAATGACCCAGGAAGTGGAGATTACTCACTTGAGTTAAACCCAAGAGGCTCCCCACAGTTCCTTTTGTACAAGGATTCAAGAATTTACTGGAGAAGCATCCCATGGCCATGGAGAAAAATCTCTGATGTATACAATTACAGTTATGTTAACAATGAAGAAGAGGCATACTATTTCTACCATATGTTTGATGCTTCTGTTATCATGAGAGGAGTAGTGGACAATTCTGGATTCATCAAGTGGCTTAGGTGGCAAAAGAGCGAAGGCCGATGGAAAGAGTTCTGGTCTGTACCCAAGTACCAGTGTGATTTGTATGCACAGTGTGGTGTGTCTAGTAAGTGTACTCCTGGTAGTCCTGATATATTTGAATGTTCTTGTTTACCTGGATACGAACCCAAGTCGCCAAATGACTGGAATCTAAGAGATGCATCAAAAGGATGTATCAAGAAGCAGCAAGATCCTTCCTCATTGTGTGATCATAGAGAAAGGTTTGTGAAGGTGGGAAATGTCAAAGTACCTGATACTTCAGCTGCAGTTTGGGTCAACAAGAATTTGAGTCTTTTGGGTTGTGAACAGGAATGCAAGAAGAATTGCTCCTGCTCTGCATATGCAACCATAGATATTGTTGGGAGAGCAAGTGGATGTTTGACATGGTATGGGCAATTATGGGACACAGTAGATCATATAGATGAGAGATATGATTTATATATTCGTGTTGATGGAGTTGAACCAG CCAATAATGAAAGCAAATCAAATGCTTTTCTTGGGAAGGAGCAGAGGATTCTAACAATCTCTGTTGGTTTAGCATGGTTTACAGTTTTCTTCTTTGCCTACTTGTGGCttaggaggaggagaaaag GTATGAGGAATAAATGGGAAAACAAAGTGTTTGATCCTATCAATGGTTCTATTTACTACAAAAACACTATGGTGGCATGTGAGCTTGGGGGTAATAGTCATCCTCCAGACATAACATTTTTTGATCTCAGTACCATTGTGGTTGCAACAAATAGCTTCTCTCCCACAAACAAACTTGGACAGGGTGGTTTTGGCTCAGTGTACAGG GAGATTGCTGTGAAACAACTATCCAAAAATTCAGTGCAAGGGATAGAAGAATTTAAAAATGAAGCCATGTTgattgcaaagcttcaacataggAATTTAGTGAAACTTCTAGGATGTTGCATTCAAGGAGGagagaaaatattaatttatgaatatttGCCAAACAAAAGTTTGGATTCATTTCTTTTTG ATGAAACAAAAAGGTCATCCCTAGACTGGAGTAAACGCTTTGATATTATAATTGGGATCGCTCGGGGGATATTGTATCTTCACCAGGACTCAAGGTTGAGAATTATCCACAGAGATTTGAAATGTAGCAACATTCTATTGGATTCAGAGATGAATccaaaaatttcagattttggtACTGCTAGAATATTCAGAGCAGACCAAATTCAAGAGAAGACAAACAGAGTGGTTGGAACCTA TGGGTATATGTCACCAGAGTATGCAGTGTTCGGACAATTTTCAGTAAAATCAGATGTGTTTAGTTTTGGAGTGGTTCTGTTGGAGATTGTAAGTGGCAAGAAGAGCAATGGATGTAATCAAGAGAATCCTTCCATCTGTTTAATAGGACAA GTTTGGGAGCTGTGGAGAGAAGATAATGTACTGGAGATAGTTGATTCAATACTAGAGGAGTCATATCCTCCTGATGAAGTCTTGAGATGCATTCAGATAGCGTTGTTGTGTGTTCAAGAAAATGCAGTGGACAGACCAACTATGTTAGAAGTTGTTCTAATGTTGAGCAGTGAAACAGCTATTCCTAGTCCTAAAAAACCTGCTTTTATTTTTAGAGCTTCTAGCAGCAGCAACACTAACACATTGAAAGTAGTGGGAGAAGGGTCAAGTTCTGTAAATGAGGTTACAATCACTACTTTTGTAGCACGTTAA
- the LOC110604565 gene encoding G-type lectin S-receptor-like serine/threonine-protein kinase RKS1 isoform X1 → MPAKRKFLHYLLLLLQFIFCTSLDNFTETQTFKEGNLLVSKGNKFAFGFFSPGSSNNRYLGIWFHEVSEPSVVWVANRNNPLSGSTGFLSINQYGNLVLYSNPDQKVLVWSTNISVEVSDACVAQLLDTGNLVLLQSRSKRILWQSFDYPTDTLIPGMKIGQNWKAGMNWILTSWISANDPGSGDYSLELNPRGSPQFLLYKDSRIYWRSIPWPWRKISDVYNYSYVNNEEEAYYFYHMFDASVIMRGVVDNSGFIKWLRWQKSEGRWKEFWSVPKYQCDLYAQCGVSSKCTPGSPDIFECSCLPGYEPKSPNDWNLRDASKGCIKKQQDPSSLCDHRERFVKVGNVKVPDTSAAVWVNKNLSLLGCEQECKKNCSCSAYATIDIVGRASGCLTWYGQLWDTVDHIDERYDLYIRVDGVEPANNESKSNAFLGKEQRILTISVGLAWFTVFFFAYLWLRRRRKGMRNKWENKVFDPINGSIYYKNTMVACELGGNSHPPDITFFDLSTIVVATNSFSPTNKLGQGGFGSVYRGQLSNGQEIAVKQLSKNSVQGIEEFKNEAMLIAKLQHRNLVKLLGCCIQGGEKILIYEYLPNKSLDSFLFDETKRSSLDWSKRFDIIIGIARGILYLHQDSRLRIIHRDLKCSNILLDSEMNPKISDFGTARIFRADQIQEKTNRVVGTYGYMSPEYAVFGQFSVKSDVFSFGVVLLEIVSGKKSNGCNQENPSICLIGQVWELWREDNVLEIVDSILEESYPPDEVLRCIQIALLCVQENAVDRPTMLEVVLMLSSETAIPSPKKPAFIFRASSSSNTNTLKVVGEGSSSVNEVTITTFVAR, encoded by the exons ATGCCTGCCAAGAGGAAGTTTCTGCATTATTTGCTTCTACTACTCCAATTCATATTTTGTACTTCCCTAGATAACTTTACAGAAACGCAGACCTTCAAAGAAGGCAATCTTCTAGTCTCCAAGGGTAATAAATTTGCATTTGGTTTTTTTAGCCCTGGCAGTTCCAACAATAGATATCTTGGAATTTGGTTCCATGAAGTTTCAGAACCATCTGTGGTATGGGTGGCAAATAGAAACAATCCTCTTAGTGGATCCACAGGGTTTCTCTCAATCAACCAATATGGAAATCTCGTTCTTTATAGTAATCCTGATCAAAAGGTTCTAGTATGGTCTACAAATATATCAGTGGAAGTATCAGATGCCTGCGTGGCTCAGCTTTTGGATACAGGAAATTTGGTGTTGCTCCAAAGCAGAAGTAAAAGAATTTTGTGGCAGAGTTTTGATTATCCCACTGATACCCTGATACCAGGAATGAAAATTGGGCAAAATTGGAAGGCAGGAATGAATTGGATTTTAACCTCGTGGATATCAGCAAATGACCCAGGAAGTGGAGATTACTCACTTGAGTTAAACCCAAGAGGCTCCCCACAGTTCCTTTTGTACAAGGATTCAAGAATTTACTGGAGAAGCATCCCATGGCCATGGAGAAAAATCTCTGATGTATACAATTACAGTTATGTTAACAATGAAGAAGAGGCATACTATTTCTACCATATGTTTGATGCTTCTGTTATCATGAGAGGAGTAGTGGACAATTCTGGATTCATCAAGTGGCTTAGGTGGCAAAAGAGCGAAGGCCGATGGAAAGAGTTCTGGTCTGTACCCAAGTACCAGTGTGATTTGTATGCACAGTGTGGTGTGTCTAGTAAGTGTACTCCTGGTAGTCCTGATATATTTGAATGTTCTTGTTTACCTGGATACGAACCCAAGTCGCCAAATGACTGGAATCTAAGAGATGCATCAAAAGGATGTATCAAGAAGCAGCAAGATCCTTCCTCATTGTGTGATCATAGAGAAAGGTTTGTGAAGGTGGGAAATGTCAAAGTACCTGATACTTCAGCTGCAGTTTGGGTCAACAAGAATTTGAGTCTTTTGGGTTGTGAACAGGAATGCAAGAAGAATTGCTCCTGCTCTGCATATGCAACCATAGATATTGTTGGGAGAGCAAGTGGATGTTTGACATGGTATGGGCAATTATGGGACACAGTAGATCATATAGATGAGAGATATGATTTATATATTCGTGTTGATGGAGTTGAACCAG CCAATAATGAAAGCAAATCAAATGCTTTTCTTGGGAAGGAGCAGAGGATTCTAACAATCTCTGTTGGTTTAGCATGGTTTACAGTTTTCTTCTTTGCCTACTTGTGGCttaggaggaggagaaaag GTATGAGGAATAAATGGGAAAACAAAGTGTTTGATCCTATCAATGGTTCTATTTACTACAAAAACACTATGGTGGCATGTGAGCTTGGGGGTAATAGTCATCCTCCAGACATAACATTTTTTGATCTCAGTACCATTGTGGTTGCAACAAATAGCTTCTCTCCCACAAACAAACTTGGACAGGGTGGTTTTGGCTCAGTGTACAGG GGTCAACTATCTAATGGGCAGGAGATTGCTGTGAAACAACTATCCAAAAATTCAGTGCAAGGGATAGAAGAATTTAAAAATGAAGCCATGTTgattgcaaagcttcaacataggAATTTAGTGAAACTTCTAGGATGTTGCATTCAAGGAGGagagaaaatattaatttatgaatatttGCCAAACAAAAGTTTGGATTCATTTCTTTTTG ATGAAACAAAAAGGTCATCCCTAGACTGGAGTAAACGCTTTGATATTATAATTGGGATCGCTCGGGGGATATTGTATCTTCACCAGGACTCAAGGTTGAGAATTATCCACAGAGATTTGAAATGTAGCAACATTCTATTGGATTCAGAGATGAATccaaaaatttcagattttggtACTGCTAGAATATTCAGAGCAGACCAAATTCAAGAGAAGACAAACAGAGTGGTTGGAACCTA TGGGTATATGTCACCAGAGTATGCAGTGTTCGGACAATTTTCAGTAAAATCAGATGTGTTTAGTTTTGGAGTGGTTCTGTTGGAGATTGTAAGTGGCAAGAAGAGCAATGGATGTAATCAAGAGAATCCTTCCATCTGTTTAATAGGACAA GTTTGGGAGCTGTGGAGAGAAGATAATGTACTGGAGATAGTTGATTCAATACTAGAGGAGTCATATCCTCCTGATGAAGTCTTGAGATGCATTCAGATAGCGTTGTTGTGTGTTCAAGAAAATGCAGTGGACAGACCAACTATGTTAGAAGTTGTTCTAATGTTGAGCAGTGAAACAGCTATTCCTAGTCCTAAAAAACCTGCTTTTATTTTTAGAGCTTCTAGCAGCAGCAACACTAACACATTGAAAGTAGTGGGAGAAGGGTCAAGTTCTGTAAATGAGGTTACAATCACTACTTTTGTAGCACGTTAA
- the LOC110604565 gene encoding G-type lectin S-receptor-like serine/threonine-protein kinase RKS1 isoform X3, with translation MPAKRKFLHYLLLLLQFIFCTSLDNFTETQTFKEGNLLVSKGNKFAFGFFSPGSSNNRYLGIWFHEVSEPSVVWVANRNNPLSGSTGFLSINQYGNLVLYSNPDQKVLVWSTNISVEVSDACVAQLLDTGNLVLLQSRSKRILWQSFDYPTDTLIPGMKIGQNWKAGMNWILTSWISANDPGSGDYSLELNPRGSPQFLLYKDSRIYWRSIPWPWRKISDVYNYSYVNNEEEAYYFYHMFDASVIMRGVVDNSGFIKWLRWQKSEGRWKEFWSVPKYQCDLYAQCGVSSKCTPGSPDIFECSCLPGYEPKSPNDWNLRDASKGCIKKQQDPSSLCDHRERFVKVGNVKVPDTSAAVWVNKNLSLLGCEQECKKNCSCSAYATIDIVGRASGCLTWYGQLWDTVDHIDERYDLYIRVDGVEPANNESKSNAFLGKEQRILTISVGLAWFTVFFFAYLWLRRRRKGMRNKWENKVFDPINGSIYYKNTMVACELGGNSHPPDITFFDLSTIVVATNSFSPTNKLGQGGFGSVYRGQLSNGQEIAVKQLSKNSVQGIEEFKNEAMLIAKLQHRNLVKLLGCCIQGGEKILIYEYLPNKSLDSFLFDETKRSSLDWSKRFDIIIGIARGILYLHQDSRLRIIHRDLKCSNILLDSEMNPKISDFGTARIFRADQIQEKTNRVVGT, from the exons ATGCCTGCCAAGAGGAAGTTTCTGCATTATTTGCTTCTACTACTCCAATTCATATTTTGTACTTCCCTAGATAACTTTACAGAAACGCAGACCTTCAAAGAAGGCAATCTTCTAGTCTCCAAGGGTAATAAATTTGCATTTGGTTTTTTTAGCCCTGGCAGTTCCAACAATAGATATCTTGGAATTTGGTTCCATGAAGTTTCAGAACCATCTGTGGTATGGGTGGCAAATAGAAACAATCCTCTTAGTGGATCCACAGGGTTTCTCTCAATCAACCAATATGGAAATCTCGTTCTTTATAGTAATCCTGATCAAAAGGTTCTAGTATGGTCTACAAATATATCAGTGGAAGTATCAGATGCCTGCGTGGCTCAGCTTTTGGATACAGGAAATTTGGTGTTGCTCCAAAGCAGAAGTAAAAGAATTTTGTGGCAGAGTTTTGATTATCCCACTGATACCCTGATACCAGGAATGAAAATTGGGCAAAATTGGAAGGCAGGAATGAATTGGATTTTAACCTCGTGGATATCAGCAAATGACCCAGGAAGTGGAGATTACTCACTTGAGTTAAACCCAAGAGGCTCCCCACAGTTCCTTTTGTACAAGGATTCAAGAATTTACTGGAGAAGCATCCCATGGCCATGGAGAAAAATCTCTGATGTATACAATTACAGTTATGTTAACAATGAAGAAGAGGCATACTATTTCTACCATATGTTTGATGCTTCTGTTATCATGAGAGGAGTAGTGGACAATTCTGGATTCATCAAGTGGCTTAGGTGGCAAAAGAGCGAAGGCCGATGGAAAGAGTTCTGGTCTGTACCCAAGTACCAGTGTGATTTGTATGCACAGTGTGGTGTGTCTAGTAAGTGTACTCCTGGTAGTCCTGATATATTTGAATGTTCTTGTTTACCTGGATACGAACCCAAGTCGCCAAATGACTGGAATCTAAGAGATGCATCAAAAGGATGTATCAAGAAGCAGCAAGATCCTTCCTCATTGTGTGATCATAGAGAAAGGTTTGTGAAGGTGGGAAATGTCAAAGTACCTGATACTTCAGCTGCAGTTTGGGTCAACAAGAATTTGAGTCTTTTGGGTTGTGAACAGGAATGCAAGAAGAATTGCTCCTGCTCTGCATATGCAACCATAGATATTGTTGGGAGAGCAAGTGGATGTTTGACATGGTATGGGCAATTATGGGACACAGTAGATCATATAGATGAGAGATATGATTTATATATTCGTGTTGATGGAGTTGAACCAG CCAATAATGAAAGCAAATCAAATGCTTTTCTTGGGAAGGAGCAGAGGATTCTAACAATCTCTGTTGGTTTAGCATGGTTTACAGTTTTCTTCTTTGCCTACTTGTGGCttaggaggaggagaaaag GTATGAGGAATAAATGGGAAAACAAAGTGTTTGATCCTATCAATGGTTCTATTTACTACAAAAACACTATGGTGGCATGTGAGCTTGGGGGTAATAGTCATCCTCCAGACATAACATTTTTTGATCTCAGTACCATTGTGGTTGCAACAAATAGCTTCTCTCCCACAAACAAACTTGGACAGGGTGGTTTTGGCTCAGTGTACAGG GGTCAACTATCTAATGGGCAGGAGATTGCTGTGAAACAACTATCCAAAAATTCAGTGCAAGGGATAGAAGAATTTAAAAATGAAGCCATGTTgattgcaaagcttcaacataggAATTTAGTGAAACTTCTAGGATGTTGCATTCAAGGAGGagagaaaatattaatttatgaatatttGCCAAACAAAAGTTTGGATTCATTTCTTTTTG ATGAAACAAAAAGGTCATCCCTAGACTGGAGTAAACGCTTTGATATTATAATTGGGATCGCTCGGGGGATATTGTATCTTCACCAGGACTCAAGGTTGAGAATTATCCACAGAGATTTGAAATGTAGCAACATTCTATTGGATTCAGAGATGAATccaaaaatttcagattttggtACTGCTAGAATATTCAGAGCAGACCAAATTCAAGAGAAGACAAACAGAGTGGTTGGAACCTAG